A stretch of the Notamacropus eugenii isolate mMacEug1 chromosome 2, mMacEug1.pri_v2, whole genome shotgun sequence genome encodes the following:
- the TRPT1 gene encoding tRNA 2'-phosphotransferase 1 isoform X2, with the protein MYGYPRLCPMPCVMELLRWGCPLAQCLINVDGSSVGPVLGKRWDLYSSLTDGFVPLDALLQLPQFQGFSLDDVHRVVETNEKQRFAWHPGPPGSWGFIRANQGHSLQVTDLELTPLRTPQDLPPILVHGTYRRHWPSIRQEGLSRRGRTHIHLSPGLPGEPHVLSGMRQDCEVAVFINGPLALAEGILFFRSANGVILTPGDAKGFLLPKYFKEALQLGSPRRPLSLAEEETEGQSSHQGASTNS; encoded by the exons ATGTACGGCtatccaaggctctgtcctatgCCCTGCGTCATGGAGCTGTTAAGATGGGGCTGCCCATTGGCTCAG tgcttaataaatgtggatgGATCAAGTGTGGGCCCAGTTCTGGGCAAGAGATGGGACTTGTATTCTTCCCTCACAGACGGCTTTGTGCCCCTGGATGCCCTTCTGCAGCTGCCACAGTTCCAGGGCTTCTCACTGGATGATGTGCACCGTGTGGTGGAAACCAATGAAAAGCAGAGGTTTGCCTGGCACCCTGGGCCCCCAGGCTCCTGGGGCTTTATTCGAGCCAACCAGGGTCACTCCTTGCAG GTGACTGACCTGGAGCTGACACCCCTAAGAACCCCACAAGACCTACCTCCCATTCTTGTCCATGGAACGTACCGGCGCCACTGGCCCTCCATCCGGCAGGAGGGTCTGTCTCGTCGTGGGAGAACCCACATTCACCTGTCCCCCGGCCTGCCTGGAGAACCCCATGTCCTCAGTG GCATGCGGCAGGACTGTGAGGTGGCCGTATTCATCAATGGACCCTTGGCACTGGCCG AGGGAATCCTGTTCTTCCGCTCAGCCAATGGGGTGATCCTGACTCCGGGGGATGCCAAGGGTTTCTTGCTTCCCAAGTACTTCAAAGAAGCCCTACAGCTGGGCTCTCCAA GGAGGCCTCTTTCTCTGGCTGAAGAGGAGACAGAGGGTCAGAGCAGTCACCAGGGTGCCTCAACCAACAGCTGA
- the NUDT22 gene encoding uridine diphosphate glucose pyrophosphatase NUDT22 isoform X2 codes for MDPEVSLLVQCPPGGLAEEQDFLGTNWASSASRLRCQGKTDWGDAQAYLADPLGVGAMLGTSDGFLVFLRRSLRVAEAPGLIDVPGGHPEPQALFPGEMPRHEDLPEDLLVPELFSSILQEIRDEVNVPLSTLSHPLLLGIARNETSAGRASAEFYVSCSLTSEQVKTLYMTGGPEAHESTGIIFMETQRVGRLQEESEAWGELCPSAKGAILLYNLVQARLA; via the exons ATGGATCCCGAGGTCTCCCTGCTTGTCCAATGCCCACCGGGCGGGCTGGCTGAAGAGCAG GACTTCCTAGGCACCAACTGGGCTAGCTCGGCAAGCAGGCTGCGATGCCAGGGGAAAACTGACTGGGGAGATGCCCAGGCCTACTTAGCAGACCCACTGGGAGTGGGTGCCATGCTGGGCACTTCAGATGGTTTCCTGGTCTTTCTTCGCCGGTCTCTGAGGGTGGCTGAGGCCCCTGGGCTGATAGATGTGCCAGGGGGGCATCCTGAACCTCAG GCCCTGTTTCCTGGGGAGATGCCCCGGCACGAGGATCTGCCCGAGGACCTGCTGGTTCCGGAGCTGTTCTCCTCCATCTTGCAGGAGATCCGAGATGAG GTAAATGTGCCACTATCCACTTTGAGCCATCCCCTCCTTCTGGGCATTGCCCGAAATGAGACCAGTGCAGGAAGAGCCAGTGCTGAATTCTATGTCAG CTGTAGCCTGACCTCTGAGCAGGTGAAGACCCTCTATATGACCGGAGGACCGGAAGCTCATGAGTCCACTGGAATCATCTTCATGGAAACGCAG AGAGTCGGGCGCTTGCAGGAGGAATCCGAAGCCTGGGGTGAGCTCTGTCCTTCGGCCAAGGGCGCTATTTTGCTCTACAATCTGGTCCAGGCCAGGTTGGCCTGA
- the TRPT1 gene encoding tRNA 2'-phosphotransferase 1 isoform X1 — MNPSVGQTSQQAGPRGRRARRPREQDPDVRLSKALSYALRHGAVKMGLPIGSDGFVPLDALLQLPQFQGFSLDDVHRVVETNEKQRFAWHPGPPGSWGFIRANQGHSLQVTDLELTPLRTPQDLPPILVHGTYRRHWPSIRQEGLSRRGRTHIHLSPGLPGEPHVLSGMRQDCEVAVFINGPLALAEGILFFRSANGVILTPGDAKGFLLPKYFKEALQLGSPRRPLSLAEEETEGQSSHQGASTNS; from the exons ATGAACCCCTCTGTGGGACAGACCTCCCAGCAAGCTGGGCCCAGGGGAAGAAGAGCCCGCAGACCCCGAGAACAG GACCCAGATGTACGGCtatccaaggctctgtcctatgCCCTGCGTCATGGAGCTGTTAAGATGGGGCTGCCCATTGGCTCAG ACGGCTTTGTGCCCCTGGATGCCCTTCTGCAGCTGCCACAGTTCCAGGGCTTCTCACTGGATGATGTGCACCGTGTGGTGGAAACCAATGAAAAGCAGAGGTTTGCCTGGCACCCTGGGCCCCCAGGCTCCTGGGGCTTTATTCGAGCCAACCAGGGTCACTCCTTGCAG GTGACTGACCTGGAGCTGACACCCCTAAGAACCCCACAAGACCTACCTCCCATTCTTGTCCATGGAACGTACCGGCGCCACTGGCCCTCCATCCGGCAGGAGGGTCTGTCTCGTCGTGGGAGAACCCACATTCACCTGTCCCCCGGCCTGCCTGGAGAACCCCATGTCCTCAGTG GCATGCGGCAGGACTGTGAGGTGGCCGTATTCATCAATGGACCCTTGGCACTGGCCG AGGGAATCCTGTTCTTCCGCTCAGCCAATGGGGTGATCCTGACTCCGGGGGATGCCAAGGGTTTCTTGCTTCCCAAGTACTTCAAAGAAGCCCTACAGCTGGGCTCTCCAA GGAGGCCTCTTTCTCTGGCTGAAGAGGAGACAGAGGGTCAGAGCAGTCACCAGGGTGCCTCAACCAACAGCTGA
- the FERMT3 gene encoding fermitin family homolog 3, which translates to MGSWELQVFLGDQEAQEESVTLRVTGESHIGGVILRIVEEIKRKQDWSDHGLWWEQKKIWLLQTHWTLDKYGILADARLYFGPQHRPITLRLPNRRALRLRASFSQPLFRTVAAICRILSIRHPEELSLLRAPDKKEKKKKDKEPEEEVFDLTKVVLATGVAPAQFRGMPAHFSDSPETEACYRMLSLPQPPPDPAQLLRLPRPNSLADKTQLHSRWLDSSRCLMQQGVKPEDTLWLRFKYYSFFDLDPKADPVRLTQLYEQARWDLLLEEIDCTEEEMMVFAALQYHINKLALSGELDEPSGSSGLDDLDAALNNLEVKLEISAAPDMLDGLTAIPELKDHLRIFRPRKLTLKGYRQYWVVFKETTLSYYKSQEEAPGDPIQQLHLKGCEVVPDVNVSGQKFCIKLLVPSPEGMSELYLRCQDEQQYAQWMAGCRLASKGRTMADSSYQSEVQAILAFLSLQRTGGGGGAGPTNPQGPDSSGEMLNPHGLVAPRFQRKLKAKQLTPRILEAHQNVAQLSLSEAKLRFIQAWQSLPDFGISYFIVRFKGSRKDEILGIANNRLIRIDLAVGDVMKTWRFSNMRQWNVNWDIRQVAIEFDEHINVAFSCVSAGCRILHEYIGGYIFLSTRERARGEELDEELFLQLTGGHEAF; encoded by the exons AGCGGAAGCAGGACTGGTCAGACCACGGGCTGTGGTGGGAACAGAAGAAGATATGGCTCCTGCAGACCCACTGGACCCTGGACAAGTACGGTATCCTGGCCGATGCCCGGCTGTACTTTGGACCGCAGCACCGGCCCATCACCCTTCGGCTGCCCAATCGCCGTGCCCTGCGTCTGCGTGCCAGCTTCTCTCAGCCCCTCTTCCGGACAGTGGCTGCTATATGCCGCATTCTCA GTATCCGTCACCCCGAGGAGCTGTCCCTGCTCCGGGCCCcagacaagaaggaaaagaagaagaaagataaagagcCAGAAGAAGAAGTGTTTGACCTGACCAAGGTTGTCCTCGCAACTG GGGTGGCCCCAGCCCAGTTCCGAGGGATGCCGGCTCACTTCTCTGACAGCCCAGAGACGGAGGCCTGCTACCGGATGCTCAGCCTTCCCCAGCCTCCCCCGGACCCAGCCCAGCTGCTCCGTCTGCCCAGGCCCAACTCCCTGGCTGACAAGACCCAGCTGCACAGCAG GTGGCTGGACTCATCAAGGTGTCTAATGCAGCAAGGTGTCAAGCCTGAGGACACACTCTGGCTGCGCTTCAAGTACTACAGTTTCTTCGACTTGGACCCCAAG gcAGACCCGGTACGCCTCACGCAGCTCTATGAACAGGCTCGCTGGGACCTTCTGCTGGAAGAGATCGACTGCACAGAGGAGGAGATGATGGTCTTTGCAGCACTGCAG taCCACATCAACAAGCTAGCCCTGAGTGGGGAGTTGGATGAGCCCTCAGGTAGCAGTGGCCTGGATGACCTGGACGCTGCACTGAATAACCTGGAGGTGAAGCTGGAGATCTCTGCTGCCCCAGACATGTTG GACGGCCTGACAGCTATCCCTGAGCTCAAGGACCATCTCCGCATCTTCCG gCCCCGAAAGCTCACCCTGAAAGGATACCGCCAATACTGGGTTGTGTTTAAGGAGACTACACTCTCCTATTACAAGAGCCAAGAGGAGGCCCCTGGAGATCCCATCCAGCAGCTCCATCTTAAGG GCTGTGAGGTTGTACCCGATGTCAATGTCTCAGGGCAGAAGTTTTGCATCAAACTCTTGGTGCCTTCCCCGGAGGGCATGAGCGAACTCTACCTGCGTTGCCAGGAT GAGCAGCAGTACGCCCAGTGGATGGCTGGCTGCAGGCTGGCTTCTAAGGGACGCACCATGGCTGATAGCAGCTACCAGAGTGAAGTTCAGGCCATCCTGGCATTCCTTAGCCTGCAGCGgacagggggaggaggaggagctggcCCCACCAACCCTCAGGGCCCTGACTCCAGTGGGGAGATGCTCAACCCTCACGGCCTTGTCGCCCCTCGATTCCAGCGGAAGCTAAAAGCCAAACAG CTGACCCCCCGAATCCTGGAGGCACACCAGAATGTGGCCCAGCTCTCTCTGTCAGAGGCCAAGCTCCGATTCATCCAGGCCTGGCAGTCCCTGCCTGACTTTGGCATCTCCTACTTCATCGTCAG GTTTAAGGGTAGCAGGAAGGATGAGATCCTGGGCATTGCCAACAATCGCCTGATCCGCATCGACCTGGCCGTGGGTGATGTCATGAAGACTTGGCGATTCAGCAACATGCGCCAGTGGAATGTCAACTGGGACATCCGCCAG GTGGCCATTGAATTTGACGAGCACATCAACGTAGCCTTCAGCTGTGTGTCCGCCGGCTGCCGAATCCTGCATGAGTACATCGGTGGCTACATTTTCCTGTCCACCCGGGAGCGCGCCCGAGGCGAGGAACTGGATGAGGAACTCTTCCTGCAGCTCACAGGGGGTCATGAAGCCTTCTGA
- the NUDT22 gene encoding uridine diphosphate glucose pyrophosphatase NUDT22 isoform X1 produces MDPEVSLLVQCPPGGLAEEQVRAELNPAYDRRPLPGGEDSITAIWDARRQAQPWLFNAPKFRLHSAVLGPPDPGGPCLTLRMGLTSYQDFLGTNWASSASRLRCQGKTDWGDAQAYLADPLGVGAMLGTSDGFLVFLRRSLRVAEAPGLIDVPGGHPEPQALFPGEMPRHEDLPEDLLVPELFSSILQEIRDEVNVPLSTLSHPLLLGIARNETSAGRASAEFYVSCSLTSEQVKTLYMTGGPEAHESTGIIFMETQRVGRLQEESEAWGELCPSAKGAILLYNLVQARLA; encoded by the exons ATGGATCCCGAGGTCTCCCTGCTTGTCCAATGCCCACCGGGCGGGCTGGCTGAAGAGCAGGTACGGGCAGAGTTGAACCCAGCTTATGACCGGCGCCCACTGCCCGGGGGGGAGGACTCCATCACTGCCATTTGGGATGCCCGCCGGCAGGCCCAGCCCTGGCTCTTCAACGCTCCCAAGTTTCGACTGCACTCGGCAGTCCTGGGGCCCCCTGACCCTGGAGGACCCTGTCTGACGCTGCGTATGGGCCTCACTTCCTACCAGGACTTCCTAGGCACCAACTGGGCTAGCTCGGCAAGCAGGCTGCGATGCCAGGGGAAAACTGACTGGGGAGATGCCCAGGCCTACTTAGCAGACCCACTGGGAGTGGGTGCCATGCTGGGCACTTCAGATGGTTTCCTGGTCTTTCTTCGCCGGTCTCTGAGGGTGGCTGAGGCCCCTGGGCTGATAGATGTGCCAGGGGGGCATCCTGAACCTCAG GCCCTGTTTCCTGGGGAGATGCCCCGGCACGAGGATCTGCCCGAGGACCTGCTGGTTCCGGAGCTGTTCTCCTCCATCTTGCAGGAGATCCGAGATGAG GTAAATGTGCCACTATCCACTTTGAGCCATCCCCTCCTTCTGGGCATTGCCCGAAATGAGACCAGTGCAGGAAGAGCCAGTGCTGAATTCTATGTCAG CTGTAGCCTGACCTCTGAGCAGGTGAAGACCCTCTATATGACCGGAGGACCGGAAGCTCATGAGTCCACTGGAATCATCTTCATGGAAACGCAG AGAGTCGGGCGCTTGCAGGAGGAATCCGAAGCCTGGGGTGAGCTCTGTCCTTCGGCCAAGGGCGCTATTTTGCTCTACAATCTGGTCCAGGCCAGGTTGGCCTGA